AGCGGCGGGGGAGATCCAGCGGGAGCTTGTTCTCCTTCTTGCAAGCGGCCACGCATTCATGGCAGCCGTTGCACTTGGTCGTGTCAGTCAAAATCGCGGCTTTCATTTCGCAGCTACCTCATCCACAGGTGTTGCCTGGACCGTCCGCGAGTTCTTGACCCAGGTGGGGCGATCCGCGTAGCCCAGCGTTGCGGCAACTCGGTCACCGGCCCCAGCCGGAAACTTCCACGCCACAGCCGTGACGACCTGAGATAGCGGTGCGAGCACGCAGTGCGCGATCTTGGTAAACGGAATCAAGAGCATGATCAGGTTCGCCGAGTAAACGTGCACCAACATCATGGCGTCGTACGTCTTCGGAGCAACTGCGAGATTGGAGCAAACGTAGCCGGTAATGAAGGGCACGATCAGCAGCAGCGGCCACGCCCAATCCTGTCGGCGGCTGAGCTTCCGAGCGGCCGGATACAGCAACCGGCCCGAGAACAGTCCCAGCCCGGCAACGATCGCGACCAGCACAAGATAGTTCGACAGACGTTGGGGAAGTGCCGGCCAGGCGAAGCCGGCGGCACGTTTCCATAACAGCACGTGCGCAGCCAGGGACATCGGCACGAGCAGCAGTCCGAGGTGAAAGAAAAAGGAAATCGTGCTATAGACCGGCCGCTCTCGCCACAGCCGGTTAAGCGGGAACAGCCACGCAATCGTCTGTTTCCTTACTTCCCGCCAGTTGACGATCTTGTCCGAACTACGCCCATACGCCTCCACCAGTCCGAGGACCGTGAGGGCGAAGATCCGTGCCAAGCCGAGCAACATCAATGAAAACGCGATGCGGAACAGCGGTCCACGCCCGAATTCAATCCAGGATTCCACTCCGCCACCTCAATCAGTCGAACACGATGGCCTTGTACAGAAGGTCATGCAGTCCCACGATCTGGCAGTCAACGCCGTGCTCTGCTACGAGCTCCCGCAGTTGCTTCTTACAGTTGGCGCACGGCGCAACACAGTACTTGGCCCCGGTAGCCCGAATCTGATCCGCCTTCGCCCTGCCTCCGACCAACATGCGGTAAGGCTGGATCTCGTCAATTGAAACCGTACCGCCGCCGCCACCGCAGCAGATGTTGTCGCGTCGGTTCGGCGTCATCTCGAGATAATCGCTGCAGATTGCCTTCAGAAGTTCGCGGGGCTGCTCCACGATCCACCCCGGGCGCGCAATGTTGCAGGGATCGTGATAGGTGACGCGCTCCGCAATGGCCCCGCCTTTCAGTTTCAGCCGCCCTTTCTTCCATGCGTCGTACGTGTACTCCATAATGTTGACTACCGGCAGGGCTTCCCGGCCGCCGCAAAACGTCGGATAGAAGAACTTGGCGGTGCGTGAGGCGTGACCGCATTCACCGATCAGTATCTTTCTTGCGCCCAGGCGTTGCGCTTCCGTATGGATCTTCTTCACCACGTGTTCCAGAACTTGATCGCTGTAGAACAATCCGTAGTTGATGCCGTCGAAATATCCGGTGCCGATGGTCCAACTATCGCCGGTTGCGCGAAACACGGCCGCATTTCCCATTAGCGTCTCGGCTTCCATAAGGAAGTCCGACACGGCGGGAAGGAAGAGATATTCCGCCCCCTGTTGATCGACTGGGAATGACACGTCAACACCGATTCCGTCTTTGATCTCCTCGCTCAGGAACTCGAGTGTGTCCAGCAACGCGGGTACTGGAACAGCGGATGTGTTGCCGGTCGTGCCTGCTAACTGCTCGCGAACGCTCACCGCCAGGGCACGGGGGACGATTCCGATCTCGGAGAGGATGTAACGCCCCAGGTGCGTGATCAGGCCGTGATCGACCCCCATCGGGCACTCGAAATAACAGCGGCGACAAGCCGTGCAGTTATAGAACGCCCCCGCCATTTCTTGGATCTTGTCGTCGGTCAATCCGGCATCGCCCAGAACTCGCGCGCGCAGTACCCCGGAGATGGTGAAATGACGGCGATACACGGACAACAGCAACTCGGACCGCTGGCAGGGCACATCGCGCTCATCGCCTGTCGCGAAGTAAACCTGGCATTTCACCGAGCACCGCGCGCACTTTGCGCTCACGCGGACATAATGGTCCAGCGCTACGCGGTAGTTGGTATGTTTCAGGATGGCGGCGAACGCCTGGAGAAAGCGCCGCGGTCGATCAGTGATATCGAAGTCTTCGACGTGGTACCGAACCGGCAGGCGTTGCTTGCGCACGATGTCCGGCTTCTTTGCGGATGCGAACGCCTTACGCCGTTCTTCCGCGCTCAGCGGCTCCATGGCCCCTCTGTTATGCCGTCCGGCGACGAAACATCCGGCGATGAGATCAGTTGCTTGGCACGCCGACGGCGCTATCCGCGCGCGCCCGAATTACTGCGTCTCCGAAGCGATTCCGCGCTTGTTAAAGCGTACCCTTTGCTTGTCCGTGTATGGTGTGACGTGAATCACGGCTCAATGGCAACGCATCATTCAGGGTGCAGCCTGGGACGAGCGTCAAGCCCGGCGGTAGGCTTAAAGGGCTGACCCGCTGTCATCTGGTTTCATCGTTCAATGCCATTCGCCGCAGCTTTCTTCGAGAACGCCCGCATCGATTGGCCTAGTCGTCGCATAACTTCTGCCCACTCTCGCAGGTGAACGTGTCCAGCTTTCGTAAGGGAATACACGCGTCGCGCGGGGCCGGTCGTCTCCGTCTCCCAGTTCGACGTTACGTGCCCGTGTTCTTCGAGAGTCCGCAAGGTCCGGTACAGCGCGGCGCGTTCGATCTGCGCGTCGGTTAATGCGTAGTCAGAAAGGCTCTCCGACAGCTCGTATCCGTAAGAGTGGCCCTTTTCCTTTAGGATCAGGAGCAACACCGGCTCAATGAATCGGTAAATGTTGCCCATCGCGCAGGTGCAAGGGTGTGCAGGTCCGTGCCGTGGACACGTCGCTCTAGGCATAG
This window of the Terriglobia bacterium genome carries:
- a CDS encoding helix-turn-helix transcriptional regulator; this translates as MYRFIEPVLLLILKEKGHSYGYELSESLSDYALTDAQIERAALYRTLRTLEEHGHVTSNWETETTGPARRVYSLTKAGHVHLREWAEVMRRLGQSMRAFSKKAAANGIER
- a CDS encoding (Fe-S)-binding protein, with the protein product MEPLSAEERRKAFASAKKPDIVRKQRLPVRYHVEDFDITDRPRRFLQAFAAILKHTNYRVALDHYVRVSAKCARCSVKCQVYFATGDERDVPCQRSELLLSVYRRHFTISGVLRARVLGDAGLTDDKIQEMAGAFYNCTACRRCYFECPMGVDHGLITHLGRYILSEIGIVPRALAVSVREQLAGTTGNTSAVPVPALLDTLEFLSEEIKDGIGVDVSFPVDQQGAEYLFLPAVSDFLMEAETLMGNAAVFRATGDSWTIGTGYFDGINYGLFYSDQVLEHVVKKIHTEAQRLGARKILIGECGHASRTAKFFYPTFCGGREALPVVNIMEYTYDAWKKGRLKLKGGAIAERVTYHDPCNIARPGWIVEQPRELLKAICSDYLEMTPNRRDNICCGGGGGTVSIDEIQPYRMLVGGRAKADQIRATGAKYCVAPCANCKKQLRELVAEHGVDCQIVGLHDLLYKAIVFD